A single genomic interval of Aureliella helgolandensis harbors:
- a CDS encoding TPM domain-containing protein, protein MQRASDLFTEEQRKQVEKAVVEAEAKTSCEVVPVVATASGRYDRAEDMIGLWLAVFAAITVWVILPRQANESGNWDGAPFYIGLLAMLAGIMVAFIAGAIAGNRIAWLRRLFTPRNQMREEVSARARQIFFDKRVHHTSGATGMLIYVSLFERMAVVLGDQQVLDKIGQSSLDRLCQLLTDGLRHGEPADAICSVISEAAIQLSGPLPRDERDTNELQDALVLID, encoded by the coding sequence ATGCAGCGAGCATCTGACCTCTTTACCGAGGAACAGCGTAAGCAAGTCGAAAAAGCGGTCGTTGAAGCCGAGGCCAAGACATCGTGCGAAGTCGTCCCCGTCGTAGCCACCGCCTCTGGACGTTACGATCGAGCGGAGGATATGATCGGCCTTTGGCTGGCGGTTTTTGCAGCGATCACGGTATGGGTGATCCTGCCCAGGCAGGCGAACGAATCGGGCAACTGGGACGGCGCGCCCTTTTATATCGGATTGTTGGCAATGCTGGCCGGCATAATGGTAGCATTTATCGCAGGTGCCATCGCAGGAAATCGGATCGCTTGGCTCCGGCGACTGTTCACTCCTCGCAATCAGATGCGTGAGGAAGTTTCTGCTCGAGCACGACAGATCTTCTTCGACAAACGCGTACACCACACCAGTGGTGCAACCGGCATGCTCATCTATGTGTCGCTGTTCGAACGCATGGCCGTCGTCCTTGGCGATCAACAGGTTCTGGACAAAATCGGGCAGTCTTCCCTCGACCGACTTTGTCAACTATTGACGGATGGCCTACGCCACGGAGAGCCAGCAGACGCAATTTGCAGTGTGATCTCAGAAGCTGCAATACAACTTTCAGGTCCACTACCTCGAGACGAACGTGACACCAATGAGTTGCAGGACGCCCTAGTTCTGATCGATTAG
- a CDS encoding TPM domain-containing protein, whose translation MGTRHPSRSIVGYAAICALCLMVASSASAIEIDLEPPGDREFVRDLAGLLDSGSKEHIRNLCDSLLTDKATPIIVITIESMAKYGGEDMRIETFATLLFDQWGIGHATLGKQAWNTGILLLVSRDDRKARIELGGGWGRREDELCRQIMDEHIIFHFKQARFAEGIVAGVEALDQMGRKLELPTRPRPWWHYALVVGCIGLAIFTIVSLIRRGASGWAWIFWGVVFAIVGTILYQLVTSRGSGGGFSGGSFGGGSSGGGGATGSW comes from the coding sequence ATGGGAACTCGACACCCTAGCCGGTCGATCGTTGGTTATGCCGCAATTTGCGCGCTGTGTTTGATGGTTGCTTCGTCTGCATCGGCAATTGAAATTGATCTGGAGCCGCCTGGAGATCGCGAGTTCGTCCGCGACTTGGCTGGTCTACTTGACTCGGGCTCAAAAGAGCACATCCGAAATCTGTGCGATAGCCTGCTGACAGACAAAGCTACTCCAATCATCGTCATCACGATTGAATCCATGGCGAAGTACGGCGGCGAAGATATGCGTATCGAAACCTTCGCCACCTTGCTCTTTGATCAGTGGGGCATCGGGCATGCAACCTTGGGCAAGCAGGCGTGGAATACGGGGATCCTGCTGCTAGTTTCCAGGGACGATCGGAAGGCACGAATTGAGCTCGGTGGCGGATGGGGGCGACGCGAGGATGAACTCTGCCGTCAGATAATGGACGAGCATATCATCTTCCATTTTAAACAAGCTCGCTTTGCCGAGGGCATCGTGGCCGGGGTCGAGGCCCTGGACCAGATGGGACGAAAGCTGGAATTACCCACGCGGCCTCGCCCGTGGTGGCACTACGCGCTGGTAGTCGGATGCATTGGCCTAGCGATTTTTACCATCGTGTCTCTTATTCGCCGCGGAGCCAGCGGATGGGCTTGGATTTTTTGGGGTGTCGTATTTGCGATCGTGGGTACGATTCTCTATCAGCTGGTAACCAGCCGAGGCAGTGGCGGTGGATTCAGCGGAGGGTCGTTTGGCGGAGGTTCTTCCGGTGGCGGCGGTGCAACAGGGTCTTGGTAA